A segment of the Bombus huntii isolate Logan2020A chromosome 9, iyBomHunt1.1, whole genome shotgun sequence genome:
ataattaaatgataatgtattataattactACTTATGTTTGATGAGGTCGAAAtttcgaattaaaaagaatgttcctaaaataaaatttatggataaatatatttatataagatAGAACTTGCTGAATAAAAAAGTTTAATGTGTCCAGTTCGTTTATTATCGTTCACACTTTCTTATATAgagaatatgtattttatgGTCCATTTCGTGTTACTActacatttacatttataaatgTATACGTGTATGAATTGTTCCATGATTCAGAAGTAAATTTCTGTACATTTGTATCTTctgttattaaattttctatatttgcCATCCGTAAATACAGAAAAGCGAATGAAATGCCACCCAAAAAGGCACCTGCTCCCAGTAAGAAGGCGGAgcagaagaaaaaagaaaaagttattGAGGTATTTAAGTACAAACATTTATAACCTTAAAATAccatattctttattttaaacatGTATATGAGATTTGTACTGAGATTTGTTACTCTTCATATTTTTTCacttaaatattaatttttcttctagGATAAGACTTTTGGTATAAAGAACAAGAAAGGTGCCAAACAACAGAAATTTATTCAGCAAGTAGAGAAGCAGGTAAAATCAGGTGGTGTTAATTCACGGAAATTAGAAGATcctaatattaaaaaacttgaaaaagaaaaaaaattaaaggaGCAGAAAGAATTAGCTCTCATATTTAAACCTGTGCAAACacaaaaaatagataaaggtaTTAACTGAGTAAGGTTATTGCAGCACTTAGTTAAAagatataatacaattatcaagaattgtttgaatatattaCATTAGCATAAGTTCTAATATTCACAgttattttatcgttttattatttttatcttattataGATAAACACAAAAAGAACATAACAAAATAGTTATTTACTTTTTTGCAGGAACTGATCCTAAATCAGTAGTATGTGCATTCTTTAAACAAGGACAATGTACAAAAGGTGATAAATGCAAATTTTCTCATGATTTAAGTATAGAAAGAAAAGCAGAAAAACGTTCATTATACTGTGATATGAGAGATGATGATAAAGAAACTGATACCATGGATAAATGGGATGAAGATAAATTGAAAGAAGTTGTTGAGAAGAAGCATGGCAGTGGTAATCGTCCAACAACAGATATTGTAAGCTcaaattcataatattttgctactagttttttgaaaaatgagaAAGTAAATAATATGTTTAATTTTAGATTTGTAAACATTTCCTAGAAGCAgttgaaaaatcaaaatatggTTGGTTTTGGGAATGTCCATCGGGGCAAAAATGTATCTACAGGCACGCATTACCACCAGGTTTTGTCcttaagaaagataaaaagaaagaagataaaaaagatgaaatttcTTTAGAAGATTTAATTGAAACAGAAAGAGCCAATTTGGGACCAAATCAAgtatgaatatattttaataatctataaaacaatataatatgaacttttatatttatatttcataaatatttttagtatttaatatattttcttaaaatgtataatttgtttGACATTTTCTGGCAGACTAAAATAACATTAGAGACATTTTTGGCatggaagaagagaaaactaaaagaaaagaaagagcaAGCACTGAAAGATGAAGAAAAAAGACGGAACGATTACAAAGCGGGACGTCAAGTTGGTATTTCTGGCAGAGAAATGTTCTACTTTAATCCTGAGCTTGCAGCTGGAGAtggtatttttctttattgttttatatctTACATATTTTATGTTCTTAGCACatgtataaaatttactttgaaaatatttttaggcATTGACGATGGAGACGAAGCAATATCTAGTTATGTCCGCGAGGAAGATGAGACTGAAGAGAAAGTAGAATATAGAGAACTTGACATGGACAGACTCGCACTTGAAGCTAGTGAAATTGATACTTCTGGAATAACTGTAGCTGGTGCAGATCggttgaaaaataataaagatataaacAACGAAAGCGGCTCCACTGgtttgtagaaaatatattcaatgttttaaaataatattttgagatTAATAACTTATATTATTATGGCAGTTACTGTTGGTGAAGGTGCAGCTGCATTAGCAATTAATGAAAACCTATTTAAAGAGGAAGATTTAGAAGGCTTAGAAGAAGAATTAGAAGGTTTAGATTTAGAAGAGTGATTCAACTATCATGTTCAAATTCTTCCTTTTATTCAGTGTCTTCTGTATCTttacaatatatgtattattaaaatattatacatacatttacTAGTACAAAATGTTATGTATCTTGTATATTACTACTTACATCTTATACTCTATTTTCAAgcaatatacatacacataatgTAATGTAAAGAGCTGGTCTCGTGCAAATTacttgaaattgaaattaatgtattttaatgtaattatgatttttaattttttacgataaaaaatataaccgAATTCTTTATTATTGCATTCATAAATTATTTAGTGTTTCTATGAGAAAAAGATATAAGttggaaaatatataaaattgttacaatCGTGgaagtatttaaaataatagttgttaaattacttttaataACGTAATTGCGGATTTAAAATTGATAGGTTAACCtggtaaaattaaaatttaatgtgATAACGAGACTGGCAAATGGAACGAatcatattttcaaaaatatttacacgtataattattaacagcagtataaatattaaataatttataaattcttttgatttattaaaacattCATGATATATGTGAataaaagtaaacataaaaaagtatagcaaaaatgaaattattgttatttatgtttattttacaAGATTTCAAGGCAAATTTTAGTCTGTACATTCCACGACTTCTATATCCTTTGTATCGGATAATGATACTATGCGGCGTGATGCACGATATTCATAAAAACTTATTTCTGGGTGCTTTTCTAATAAGTATTTATATGCACTAACAAGTTTATCAATATCCTCTACTGTAAGTTGCATTGGTCTTGTTTGTGGGTCCAAATCAGAAAGTTTATACATCATTTGTCCCAATTCTTTCCGATATTCTAGAGGAAATAATGTTCtgaaatgtatataaaaatttcagaatTGTATTACTGAATTCTATAATTCTTTTCATTACTCTTATAACTATTTTTTaccaatataaaatatgataatatataaagGATAAATTGttgaatgtaaaaatatttttctgtgaTCTTTACTTACTCTATACCTCGTATACTGTatttttgacgaaaactaaaAATGTGTCGTGTAACTTTCtcaaaaattgtaaattcatGTTTTGTACGTGGAACAGTTAAAGGCGCAAATGTTACAAGACCAACATCAACATCCGGTTTAGGAACAAAGGAACTACCTATTTTTagcaaaaataaatgtattaaattttttatgaacaaaaaatgtaaaaattaaacaacCTAAAAAGATCTGAATTAATATACCTggtataataaaatgtaatattggTTTTGTCCAAGCTTGTGCCATTACAGATAATCTACATCTTTGTAAATCTGATGGTTCAGCTACTAATCGTTCAGCAACTTCTTTTTGAAATGTTAATGTCATTCTAGTTCTTCCAAATTCCCAAGGGCCAGTTTTTTCACAAACTGCATGTAGCCACTTTATTATCAAAGGTGTTGATATATTAAATGGTAAATTACCAATTAATCTAATTCTTGGACTTTTATCTGTCCAAGCTTTTGCTTCAGTTCGTGGGAGAACAGTAGTCATGTTAAATCTCATTATGTCatcaaaaataatttccatgTTACCATTAACCGCTGCAAAAGCATCTGCCAACATTTCTAACGTAGGCTCAAATCTTTTGTCTTTTTCAACGACAATTACTTTATTTGGTTGATGCTTTAAAATAGATCGAGTTAGTCCACCAGGACCAGGACCAACTTCTAATACATGACAATCAGAGAGATTTCCtgtttttcttattattttatctgaCAAATTTTGATCTAAGATAAAGTTTTGAGAAAGCTGTTTCACTGCAcgcaatttatatatttttaacaaattttttatacttGGTAAAGGTGGTAACCTTAGAGTTGACATAgttctctttttatttgtatttagaTAATATGTAGGTAAGAGtaatgtctcatatgatacaaatacaaataattctAAGCGACGTTAGCTTTTGAACTAggtttttcaattattttttcgGGTTCATATAGatcatttaaaaatgtttcctGTTTTACAgcatatatggtatacagaTAAATTCCTAAAGATAAACCAGCTAGAGCAAAACCTGCTTTTGCACACTTGTTACGTCTTTTTGCATATTGGGATGCTCTTTGAATAGCTGCTTCTTCTGCTTgtttcatatatattatatcactatattttaatttacttttatctCTTACAAGATCTAATTTTGGCATCAAGTCACTATCTTTCTCATCTGTAACAaaactaatataaataaatagaaaatttgataatgtaatacttaacaaaCATTAATCTTGCCATTCACCGGATTGCATTGTATaaatttctcctttttttgATAAGCAATCACACTACTGTGGTTATTATTTTCGCGTTTTTGTTTCTGTTAAAAGAAatgattatataattataaaacacaACTTCACATAACCTTTATCAGCTCAGCCTAgctttataaaaaattactatACTGATGTAATATACGTAAATTCTGTATTCACTCACAAGACTATAGCAGTACTTTCACcttaattaataacaaaatatcttATACGTAATTTCTTTTGTGGAAACTTTGTAAAAGTTATGATATAATACagtttttcttaatttaaatagTGTTTTTCAatactatttattatatatatctaaaaaaatatagaattacatatactatatatttttttacagaaACTCAATAATCACATTTACAGAATATATcatatttccatttttttcaCTTACCTTCGATCATTTGGTTTATTTCAAGTTTCAGCGCATGCGTtcaattcatatatatatatatatacacacacacacacacaaccACACACACAACGCCCcccacacacgcgcgcgcgcgcgcacgcacacacgcacacacatacatacatacatacatgtattGAAGCTTATGTAAGATAATACAAAACAGGATTATGttagaaaacatttttttaaaatactaGCTTGATTATTAGTTATTAATAcgaatacaaaatataaaaatatacagaaagcataaatttaattcattaattGTCTATTAGTATGCATACATGCCGTAATGTCTCTATTGTA
Coding sequences within it:
- the LOC126869235 gene encoding zinc finger CCCH domain-containing protein 15 homolog is translated as MPPKKAPAPSKKAEQKKKEKVIEDKTFGIKNKKGAKQQKFIQQVEKQVKSGGVNSRKLEDPNIKKLEKEKKLKEQKELALIFKPVQTQKIDKGTDPKSVVCAFFKQGQCTKGDKCKFSHDLSIERKAEKRSLYCDMRDDDKETDTMDKWDEDKLKEVVEKKHGSGNRPTTDIICKHFLEAVEKSKYGWFWECPSGQKCIYRHALPPGFVLKKDKKKEDKKDEISLEDLIETERANLGPNQTKITLETFLAWKKRKLKEKKEQALKDEEKRRNDYKAGRQVGISGREMFYFNPELAAGDGIDDGDEAISSYVREEDETEEKVEYRELDMDRLALEASEIDTSGITVAGADRLKNNKDINNESGSTVTVGEGAAALAINENLFKEEDLEGLEEELEGLDLEE
- the LOC126869236 gene encoding dimethyladenosine transferase 1, mitochondrial; its protein translation is MSTLRLPPLPSIKNLLKIYKLRAVKQLSQNFILDQNLSDKIIRKTGNLSDCHVLEVGPGPGGLTRSILKHQPNKVIVVEKDKRFEPTLEMLADAFAAVNGNMEIIFDDIMRFNMTTVLPRTEAKAWTDKSPRIRLIGNLPFNISTPLIIKWLHAVCEKTGPWEFGRTRMTLTFQKEVAERLVAEPSDLQRCRLSVMAQAWTKPILHFIIPGSSFVPKPDVDVGLVTFAPLTVPRTKHEFTIFEKVTRHIFSFRQKYSIRGIETLFPLEYRKELGQMMYKLSDLDPQTRPMQLTVEDIDKLVSAYKYLLEKHPEISFYEYRASRRIVSLSDTKDIEVVECTD